AACTTTTAGCTTGGGATAGAAGTCAAAACAAGTTAACTAGTTTAAATAATATTTATGCAAACTATTTCACATCTTCACCTCAAGCAAATAATCTTTACCTAGATATCAAAAAGTATGCTACATACATCCAACAAGGTAGTAATGATGCTCCACATAAATTCTATGCTATCATAGACCCTAGTTGTAGTTATTGTAATCGTCTATTTGATGCAACCCAACCAGCTATTAATTCTGGAGAACTTGCAGTACGCTGGATTCCTTTAGGTGTACTTCGCAATAGTCCAGAGATTGTTAGAAGTATTCTTAACTCAAAAGACCCTCTAGAAGCGTTGATTAAATATCACAAAACAAAAACATATGACCAAAACTTGACGCAGCAAAATGAAAAAGCTGCAAATAACTTACGATTATCAAGTGATATTGAAGGGTTCCCTACGATTGTTTATAAAACACCTCAAGGAGCTTTAAAAATCTCAGGTGGTAACAAACTTCCACTCACAGATGCTACTATAGCAGCAAAAGACAATATCAACAAAATTAACGAGTTTTTACTTTTAACCTCAAATAACTTCTAAATTAAGATATGAAAAAAATAATTACTCTAATAATTAGTATATTAATTGTAACTTTGAGCTTTGCTATTACCAAAGTAGATATCCAAGTTAATAATGATATTCAAAATATAGAAAAAAAATATGGTGGTAAAATTGGTGTCTATACCATAAATAGAAATGACGGGAGTAACTTTGCAGTTAATGCTAGTTTCTATTTTCCAATATGTAGTACTTATAAATTTCTTGTAGTTGGTGCACTCCTTAAACAAAGTATGACTGATAATAAATTACTCAATCAACAAGTAAAAATTTCTAAAAATCAAATTGTTGGCTATTCCCCTATTACAAAAAAACATATCAACCAAACAATGACTGTCAGAGAACTTTGCAAAGCTTCTATGCAAGGTGATAATACTGCAACAAATATTCTCATCGAAAAACTAGGTGGTTTGAAAAATCTCAATAAGTTTATTTTATCGCTTCAAGATCATGCGACAAAAATTGCTAATTTAGAACCTAAAGTCAATCATGTTAGCTTAACGACAAACGAGAATAAAACTACACCAAAAGTTATGGCTAAAGATATTAATAAGCTTGCTTTTAGTAATGATCTACTTGATAAAAAACATCGCTTAATGTTTAAAAAATGGCTTATAGCTAGTAGTACTGGTAACAATCGTATCGCTGCTGAAGTACCTGATGAATGGGAAGTTGGTGATAAAACTGGAACTTGTCAATATGGTACAACAAACGATGTTGCTATTATTTGGCCTGATGATAATAGAGCTGTTATAATGGCAATTTTTTATACCCAGTCACAGAAAAATGCTAAGCCAAACAGTAAAATTCTCAGAGAAGTAACTAAGATACTCCTAGACAGACTACAACT
This Francisella opportunistica DNA region includes the following protein-coding sequences:
- a CDS encoding DsbC family protein; this encodes MQKKSFSILILFVVILLVVLYIFSTTNLNKISPDNKQGLYLVEHAFPQYKVIKTFDTGIHLQAYILQDKKDPTKHSVTFTSGDGGVIVNGELLAWDRSQNKLTSLNNIYANYFTSSPQANNLYLDIKKYATYIQQGSNDAPHKFYAIIDPSCSYCNRLFDATQPAINSGELAVRWIPLGVLRNSPEIVRSILNSKDPLEALIKYHKTKTYDQNLTQQNEKAANNLRLSSDIEGFPTIVYKTPQGALKISGGNKLPLTDATIAAKDNINKINEFLLLTSNNF
- the bla gene encoding class A beta-lactamase, translating into MKKIITLIISILIVTLSFAITKVDIQVNNDIQNIEKKYGGKIGVYTINRNDGSNFAVNASFYFPICSTYKFLVVGALLKQSMTDNKLLNQQVKISKNQIVGYSPITKKHINQTMTVRELCKASMQGDNTATNILIEKLGGLKNLNKFILSLQDHATKIANLEPKVNHVSLTTNENKTTPKVMAKDINKLAFSNDLLDKKHRLMFKKWLIASSTGNNRIAAEVPDEWEVGDKTGTCQYGTTNDVAIIWPDDNRAVIMAIFYTQSQKNAKPNSKILREVTKILLDRLQLNNTTKNA